The Synechococcus sp. CC9605 sequence GCCGACCCGTCACCACGCTGAGCGTCTCCAACAGCGGAGATAGGCCCGTGCAGGTGGGCTCCCATTTCCATTTCGCCGAAGCCAATGCCGCCCTGCAGTTCGACCGGGCCGCAGCCCGCGGTCAACGGCTCGACATCCCCGCCGGCACCGCCATCCGCTTCGAACCGGGCGACAGCCGCGACGTGAACCTGATTCCCTTCGCCGGTGCGCGATGCGTCATCGGCTTCAACG is a genomic window containing:
- a CDS encoding urease subunit beta, translated to MAPLIPGELLTEPGELELNAGRPVTTLSVSNSGDRPVQVGSHFHFAEANAALQFDRAAARGQRLDIPAGTAIRFEPGDSRDVNLIPFAGARCVIGFNGQINGPLDA